Proteins from a genomic interval of Thamnophis elegans isolate rThaEle1 chromosome 2, rThaEle1.pri, whole genome shotgun sequence:
- the LOC116504398 gene encoding keratin, type II cytoskeletal 5-like gives MSFQTICQGSKGSRRGYSSCSAFGGGTGGGIRRSYSSCRGYGGGMRGQYGSRSLHNYGGVTRISYGSGYGGGICGGYGGGYGGIGGGYGGIGGSCGGIGGGYGGIGGGYGGIGGGYGGRGGGYGGIGGGYGGIGGGLGGRGLGGHGSGGIGSVQVDPNLLHPVRVEIDPQIQHVKNQEKEQIKVLNNQFASFIDKVRFLEQQNKVLQTKWQILQQQTQGIGPTMNLDAQFQQFLNSLRNQIENIRSQKAQLTTELQSMQHYVEDFKNKYEEEINRRTTAENDFVVLKKDVDCSYLSKSNLEARVGALAEQINFLRKIFDVEISQYQTGGQDTSVVVSMDNNTHLNLEGIIDEVRSQYEEIARSSRAEAEAWYHSQFEALQHTAGRHGDNLRNTRQEIQELTRNIQRLRSELEHVKKQYAKLQSDIAEAEERGELALRDAKQKLHDLECALAKDKEELARLLKEYQDLLNIKLALDIEIAMYRKLLEGEESRLCGSGSPVHVSVRGSSYGGGIGGGIGGGSGIGGGFGGGIGGGIGGGICGGIGSGVGGGIGGGSCGYGSGGYGGIISGGGAGGSVCGGGGGFSHGSGSGSGTVIRRTTTSSSCTKSSGRY, from the exons ATGTCTTTCCAGACCATCTGCCAAGGCTCCAAGGGGAGCAGAAGGGGCTACAGCTCGTGCTCTGCTTTTGGTGGCGGCACCGGAGGAGGAATCAGACGTAGCTATTCTTCATGCAGAGGATATGGTGGCGGTATGAGAGGCCAATATGGTAGCAGGAGCCTCCATAACTATGGTGGAGTTACAAGGATTTCCTATGGATCTGGCTATGGAGGGGGCATCTGCGGGGGATATGGTGGTGGCTATGGAGGAATTGGTGGTGGCTATGGTGGAATAGGAGGCAGCTGTGGAGGAATAGGAGGTGGTTATGGAGGAATAGGAGGTGGTTACGGAGGAATAGGAGGTGGTtacggaggaagaggaggtggttaTGGAGGAATAGGAGGTGGTTATGGAGGAATAGGAGGTGGGTTAGGTGGTAGAGGACTTGGCGGCCATGGATCTGGAGGTATTGGTAGTGTCCAAGTAGATCCAAATCTTCTGCATCCGGTCCGAGTAGAAATTGACCCCCAAATACAGCACGTAAAAAATCAAGAGAAAGAGCAGATCAAAGTACTCAACAACCAGTTTGCTTCCTTCATTGACAAG GTTCGCTTTCTGGAGCAACAAAACAAAGTATTGCAAACCAAATGGCAAATCCTACAACAGCAAACACAAGGCATTGGCCCAACTATGAATTTGGATGCCCAGTTCCAGCAGTTCCTGAATAGCTTGAGGAATCAGATTGAAAATATCCGCAGCCAGAAGGCACAGCTGACAACAGAGCTCCAAAGTATGCAGCATTATGTGGAAGACTTCAAGAACAA GTATGAAGAGGAGATCAACAGGCGCACAACGGCTGAGAATGATTTTGTTGTGCTGAAAAAG GATGTGGATTGTTCCTATTTGTCCAAGAGTAACTTGGAAGCAAGAGTTGGTGCTTTGGCTGAGCAGATTAACTTCCTGAGAAAAATCTTTGATGTG GAAATCTCTCAGTACCAGACTGGAGGCCAAGACACCTCAGTAGTAGTGAGCATGGATAATAATACCCACTTGAATTTGGAAGGTATTATTGATGAAGTAAGGAGCCAGTATGAAGAGATTGCTCGCAGTAGCCGAGCTGAAGCTGAGGCTTGGTATCACTCCCAG TTTGAAGCGCTGCAGCACACAGCAGGACGACATGGTGACAATCTGCGCAACACCAGGCAGGAGATTCAAGAGTTGACTAGGAACATCCAGAGACTGCGTTCAGAACTTGAGCATGTCAAGAAGCAG TATGCTAAATTGCAGTCTGACATTGCCGAAGCTGAGGAACGTGGTGAACTGGCTCTCCGAGATGCTAAGCAAAAACTGCATGACTTGGAATGTGCCTTGGCGAAAGACAAGGAAGAGCTGGCTCGCCTCCTGAAAGAGTACCAAGATCTGCTGAACATCAAGCTTGCTCTGGACATCGAAATTGCCATGTATAGGAAACTGCTGGAAGGAGAAGAGAGCAG GCTCTGTGGCTCAGGATCTCCAGTCCATGTCT CTGTGCGGGGTAGTAGCTACGGTGGTGGCATTGGAGGTGGCATCGGTGGCGGCAGTGGCATTGGCGGTGGCTTTGGCGGCGGCATTGGTGGTGGAATAGGAGGTGGCATTTGTGGTGGCATTGGAAGTGGTGTTGGCGGTGGCATCGGCGGAGGTAGCTGTGGCTACGGAAGTGGAGGCTACGGTGGCATTATAAGTGGTGGAGGGGCTGGCGGCTCTGtctgtggaggaggaggtggattcTCTCATGGCTCAGGAAGTGGTTCCGGCACTGTCATCCGAAGAACCACCACATCCAGCTCGTGCACCAAATCAAGTGGAAGATATTAG